The following coding sequences lie in one Rhodohalobacter barkolensis genomic window:
- a CDS encoding tetratricopeptide repeat protein — MKSLIITLAMLIAGSSAVFAQQEPPNGMGELQAYAVFMDAYKGDDYDMAINFGAWMIEAKPEKIEGHDGFDLLRQFDRMVKVYKGAAENESDPTSKSEYMKKAVDVFDQAFETFSEDEMDQFEWKLKLGRFYHENNSALNVGTSQIAEKYEEAYEEDPERFANASDGYFAGFLLDRYASQGQRDKAFAMIDEIESYATPDLQNKITSARESLFDGPEERIEFYESQLADAGDSEKEQLLTDLVNLYEETSEGDKAADAAIQLYELNSTYANTRKVASIYLDDGEYEAAIEFLEESFEKAENDADKKEISLELAETHQQLEEFRQARQYARQAIDIDSNYGEAYMRVAAIYAASISECTGGQALEREDRTVYWLVVDYLNKAKEADPSLASNANNRAESYSSAMPTSEDKFFKGWEAGDNFRINGEVRECYAWIDEATTVK; from the coding sequence ATGAAATCATTAATAATCACACTCGCAATGCTTATAGCAGGATCATCTGCTGTATTTGCACAGCAGGAACCCCCAAACGGTATGGGTGAGCTTCAGGCTTATGCTGTATTCATGGATGCATATAAAGGAGATGACTACGATATGGCCATCAATTTTGGTGCATGGATGATTGAAGCAAAACCTGAAAAAATTGAGGGTCATGATGGTTTTGACCTTCTTCGACAGTTTGACCGTATGGTGAAGGTTTACAAAGGTGCGGCAGAGAACGAGAGTGACCCGACATCTAAATCAGAATACATGAAAAAGGCTGTTGATGTATTCGATCAAGCGTTTGAAACGTTTTCGGAGGATGAAATGGATCAGTTTGAGTGGAAGCTAAAATTGGGTCGATTTTATCATGAGAACAATTCTGCTCTGAATGTTGGTACCAGTCAAATTGCTGAAAAATATGAAGAGGCTTACGAAGAAGATCCAGAAAGATTTGCAAATGCAAGTGATGGATACTTTGCAGGCTTTCTGCTCGATCGTTATGCATCTCAGGGTCAACGGGATAAGGCTTTTGCCATGATTGATGAAATTGAAAGCTACGCAACACCTGATCTTCAGAATAAAATTACTTCCGCACGTGAGTCACTATTCGACGGACCGGAAGAGCGTATTGAATTTTATGAATCACAGCTTGCCGATGCAGGTGATAGTGAAAAGGAACAGCTTCTTACCGACCTGGTTAATCTTTACGAGGAGACAAGTGAGGGTGATAAGGCTGCAGATGCTGCGATTCAACTTTATGAGCTGAATTCAACATATGCAAACACCCGAAAAGTTGCTTCAATCTATCTGGACGACGGAGAATATGAAGCTGCAATTGAATTCTTGGAAGAATCATTTGAAAAAGCTGAGAATGATGCGGACAAAAAAGAGATTTCACTTGAACTGGCAGAAACTCATCAGCAGCTTGAGGAATTTCGTCAGGCTCGACAGTACGCGCGTCAAGCCATTGATATCGACAGTAACTATGGTGAAGCTTATATGAGAGTCGCTGCCATCTATGCTGCATCTATTTCAGAATGTACAGGCGGACAGGCACTGGAGCGGGAAGATCGAACCGTGTACTGGTTGGTTGTAGACTATCTGAATAAAGCAAAAGAAGCAGATCCAAGTCTTGCGTCTAATGCTAACAATCGTGCCGAATCTTACAGTAGTGCAATGCCAACATCTGAGGATAAGTTTTTCAAAGGATGGGAAGCAGGCGATAACTTCAGAATTAACGGCGAAGTGAGAGAGTGTTATGCATGGATTGATGAGGCTACCACTGTGAAGTAA
- a CDS encoding carboxypeptidase-like regulatory domain-containing protein, producing the protein MIKYLINKPLLRKGDGYFPSMNLADRYFKLLITSFFPFFLLLLFPDLNYSQSTVSDEKVISGRVIDKISGEALEDVNVYLSYTTKGIATDEYGQFSFGTTLTGQFELVFSIIGYESQKRIVTLGDGTDHLIFEVELIKKPIRLTELEVRADNSDWIRNFDDFSRQFLGETYNASETEIENRWVFNFDRNEDGDLIATADGPIRILNHALGYELLVDLTDFSWNVSEGSGYYLVQIRFKEMEPESGQEFRSWVRNREQAYNGSFRHFLKSLYDDRLARNRFEVVWMDTNQRGRIQPIDQSQLDQSLRFHGLNPGLASQGVKGYLLREPVDILIGRRNVLVDNRKRARLVPMRDDNIFFIMPDGNLADLLAVAIAGYWSTYRIADMVPIDYEPG; encoded by the coding sequence ATGATAAAATATCTGATTAATAAGCCCCTGCTTAGAAAGGGTGATGGATATTTTCCCTCAATGAATTTGGCTGACCGCTATTTTAAACTGCTAATCACATCTTTCTTTCCCTTTTTTCTTCTACTGCTGTTTCCGGACCTGAACTATTCTCAAAGTACTGTTTCAGATGAAAAGGTGATTTCAGGGAGAGTTATTGATAAAATCTCCGGAGAAGCTCTGGAAGATGTAAATGTATATTTATCGTACACTACCAAAGGAATCGCTACTGATGAATATGGGCAATTTTCATTCGGAACAACTCTAACAGGGCAGTTTGAGTTGGTATTCAGCATCATAGGCTACGAGTCACAAAAAAGGATTGTAACATTGGGTGACGGAACAGATCATTTGATCTTTGAAGTTGAACTGATTAAAAAGCCAATACGTCTTACCGAATTAGAAGTTCGGGCGGATAATTCGGATTGGATAAGAAACTTTGATGATTTCAGCAGACAATTTTTGGGAGAAACATACAACGCTTCGGAGACTGAAATTGAGAATCGATGGGTTTTCAATTTTGATCGTAATGAAGACGGTGATCTTATTGCTACTGCGGATGGACCGATTCGAATTTTAAATCATGCTTTGGGTTACGAGCTTCTGGTAGATCTCACAGACTTCTCCTGGAATGTAAGTGAAGGAAGCGGATATTATCTTGTACAAATACGATTTAAGGAGATGGAACCGGAATCGGGCCAGGAATTTCGTTCTTGGGTCAGAAACAGGGAGCAGGCTTATAATGGATCCTTTCGGCACTTTCTGAAAAGCCTTTATGATGATCGGCTGGCAAGAAATCGATTTGAAGTGGTTTGGATGGACACAAATCAAAGAGGGCGTATCCAACCAATTGACCAGTCCCAATTGGATCAGAGTTTGCGTTTTCACGGTTTGAATCCAGGGTTAGCATCGCAAGGGGTAAAAGGGTATCTATTAAGAGAGCCTGTTGATATTCTGATTGGCAGAAGAAATGTTCTTGTCGATAACAGGAAACGGGCGCGGCTGGTACCGATGAGAGATGACAATATCTTTTTTATAATGCCTGACGGAAATCTTGCGGATCTTTTAGCAGTAGCCATTGCGGGCTATTGGTCTACATATAGAATAGCAGATATGGTTCCTATAGACTATGAGCCGGGTTAA